From Chryseobacterium joostei, the proteins below share one genomic window:
- a CDS encoding 4'-phosphopantetheinyl transferase family protein, with translation MPLYRDFSDDNATILVWKYDESEELDINELLEPENAEKVKDYHPKKLLEVLMVRKLLKGLKPQSKILYKEREPFLSPNDAEISITHSFPFAAIAISKNKIGIDVEKFNPKILRVIDKFTYENERGFIPKDKADTFYTIIWSVKESMYKIHHSKYWSLKKNYEVKPFELKHLHKISCRVYDEQFSDEFKARVEFFDDYCFTIVEE, from the coding sequence ATGCCCCTTTACCGAGATTTTTCAGATGATAATGCCACCATCCTTGTTTGGAAGTATGATGAAAGTGAAGAACTTGATATCAATGAACTTCTGGAACCGGAAAATGCCGAAAAAGTAAAAGATTATCATCCTAAAAAATTGCTTGAGGTATTGATGGTACGTAAGCTTTTAAAAGGTTTAAAACCTCAATCCAAGATCTTATATAAGGAAAGGGAGCCTTTTCTTTCTCCCAATGACGCAGAAATTTCCATTACCCATTCTTTTCCTTTTGCAGCCATTGCTATTTCTAAAAATAAGATAGGAATAGATGTGGAAAAATTCAACCCTAAGATTTTAAGGGTGATTGATAAATTCACGTATGAAAATGAGCGGGGTTTTATTCCGAAGGATAAGGCGGATACTTTTTACACCATTATCTGGAGTGTAAAGGAAAGTATGTACAAGATCCACCATTCCAAGTATTGGTCTTTAAAGAAAAACTATGAAGTGAAGCCATTTGAGCTGAAGCATCTTCATAAAATAAGCTGTAGGGTGTATGACGAGCAGTTTTCAGATGAATTTAAGGCCAGAGTGGAATTTTTTGATGACTACTGCTTTACGATTGTGGAGGAGTAG
- the ahcY gene encoding adenosylhomocysteinase codes for MSTTTQYVPYKVKDISLAEWGRKEITLAEAEMPGLMSIREEYGPSQPLKGARIAGCLHMTIQTAVLIETLVALGAEVTWSSCNIFSTQDHAAAAIAAAGIPVYAWKGLNEEEFDWCIEQTLFFGEDRKPLNMILDDGGDLTNMVFDKYPEFTKDIKGLSEETTTGVHRLYERMKNGTLVMPAINVNDSVTKSKFDNKYGCKESAVDAVRRATDVMLAGKRVVVCGYGDVGKGTAASFRGAGSIVTVTEIDPICALQAAMDGYEVKRLDTVVDNADIIITTTGNFNIVRGEHFLKMKDKAIVCNIGHFDNEIDMAWLNQNYGQTKSEVKPQVDIYTIEGKEVIILAEGRLVNLGCATGHPSFVMSNSFSNQTLAQIELWNNSAAYGNEVYMLPKHLDEKVAALHLKKLSVELETLSPEQAEYIGVDVKGPFKPEYYRY; via the coding sequence ATGAGTACTACAACACAATACGTTCCTTATAAAGTTAAGGATATCTCCCTTGCAGAATGGGGAAGAAAAGAAATTACCCTTGCAGAAGCAGAAATGCCAGGTTTGATGTCTATCCGTGAAGAATACGGACCATCTCAACCGCTTAAAGGAGCAAGAATTGCTGGATGTCTTCACATGACGATCCAAACAGCTGTGCTTATCGAGACATTGGTAGCTTTAGGAGCTGAAGTTACTTGGTCATCTTGTAATATTTTCTCTACACAGGATCACGCTGCTGCTGCTATTGCTGCTGCAGGAATTCCGGTTTATGCTTGGAAAGGATTAAATGAAGAGGAATTTGACTGGTGTATTGAGCAGACTTTATTCTTCGGTGAAGACAGAAAACCATTAAACATGATCTTGGATGATGGTGGAGATTTAACAAACATGGTTTTTGATAAATACCCTGAATTCACAAAAGATATCAAAGGACTTTCTGAAGAAACTACTACAGGAGTTCACAGACTTTACGAAAGAATGAAGAACGGAACTTTAGTAATGCCTGCTATCAACGTAAATGATTCTGTAACTAAATCTAAATTCGACAACAAATACGGATGTAAGGAATCTGCAGTAGATGCTGTAAGAAGAGCTACTGACGTAATGTTGGCAGGAAAAAGAGTGGTAGTTTGCGGATACGGAGACGTAGGTAAAGGTACTGCTGCTTCTTTCAGAGGTGCTGGTTCTATTGTTACAGTTACTGAAATTGACCCAATCTGTGCGCTTCAGGCTGCAATGGACGGTTATGAAGTAAAAAGATTAGATACTGTGGTAGACAATGCTGATATCATCATTACTACAACGGGTAACTTCAACATCGTAAGAGGAGAACACTTCCTTAAAATGAAAGATAAGGCTATCGTTTGTAACATCGGTCACTTCGATAACGAAATCGATATGGCTTGGTTAAACCAAAACTACGGTCAGACTAAATCTGAAGTGAAGCCTCAGGTTGATATCTATACAATCGAAGGAAAAGAAGTAATCATTTTAGCAGAAGGAAGACTAGTAAACCTAGGATGTGCTACAGGACACCCAAGTTTCGTAATGTCTAACTCTTTCTCTAACCAGACTTTGGCACAGATCGAGCTTTGGAACAACTCTGCAGCTTACGGAAACGAAGTATATATGCTACCTAAGCATTTAGATGAAAAAGTAGCTGCTTTACACCTTAAGAAATTAAGTGTAGAGCTTGAAACGCTTTCTCCTGAGCAAGCTGAATATATCGGAGTAGATGTAAAAGGGCCATTCAAGCCTGAGTACTACAGATACTAG
- a CDS encoding pyridoxamine 5'-phosphate oxidase family protein, with product MNHTNTEKKTKPVAPKIKELIANTKSVMLATVDAEGNPNSSYAPFVQIEQTFYILVSFMARHTKNLSEGRKTSVMFIEDESATKQIYARERLTLEATTSQIARDSETWDNVIVKLKETHGKVVDVISEMGDFILIALQPVKGSYVNGFGSAYFVNSNLEIIEHRNDANHQSK from the coding sequence ATGAATCATACCAATACAGAGAAAAAAACAAAACCGGTTGCTCCAAAAATAAAAGAACTAATAGCCAATACAAAAAGTGTAATGCTGGCTACTGTAGATGCTGAAGGAAATCCCAATTCCAGCTATGCACCATTCGTACAGATAGAACAGACATTTTATATCTTGGTTTCTTTCATGGCCAGACACACGAAAAACCTTTCAGAGGGAAGAAAAACTTCTGTAATGTTTATTGAAGATGAATCTGCTACAAAACAGATCTATGCCCGTGAACGTTTGACGCTTGAAGCTACAACTTCTCAGATAGCAAGAGATTCAGAGACATGGGATAATGTTATTGTAAAACTTAAGGAAACACACGGAAAAGTAGTAGATGTTATTTCTGAAATGGGAGATTTTATCCTAATTGCTCTACAGCCGGTAAAAGGTTCCTACGTAAACGGATTTGGAAGTGCCTATTTTGTAAATTCAAATCTTGAGATTATTGAACATCGAAATGATGCAAACCATCAATCTAAATAA